The Amylolactobacillus amylophilus DSM 20533 = JCM 1125 genome contains a region encoding:
- a CDS encoding GNAT family N-acetyltransferase: protein MNTITTNNLTHSQQIQINELVTAAQQHDGTKRLPFVSNMYNYFPEMQNDILAYEGDALVGVAAIYADVRPDDAGTEVFLIVHPEYRRQGVATELRKQVEATLKQFGYSKYSFVTERRFLDANPEFIKNTNLEINPATEFQLSMNPPTTPLPTDDELELSVMTKDLIPAMVKLSRRAFGGEEETEKPGPQHYINTMAKPEMLIYVLKKNGVLLGSTSVDMSDGYYLFSLEIDPDYQNNGYGTELVKLAVNELTKREPRILTLGVDADNPRALHVYQKAGFSIETEIVYLNAKI, encoded by the coding sequence ATGAACACCATAACCACCAACAACCTAACCCATTCCCAACAAATCCAAATCAATGAACTTGTCACTGCTGCCCAACAACACGACGGTACCAAACGCTTGCCTTTTGTCAGCAATATGTACAACTATTTCCCTGAGATGCAGAATGATATTTTAGCATATGAAGGGGATGCGCTGGTTGGAGTTGCCGCAATCTACGCTGATGTTCGGCCAGATGATGCGGGGACAGAAGTGTTCTTGATTGTGCATCCAGAATATAGACGACAAGGAGTAGCAACTGAGCTACGTAAGCAAGTTGAAGCTACTCTGAAACAGTTTGGCTATAGCAAATACTCGTTTGTCACTGAACGTCGCTTTCTAGATGCAAATCCTGAATTCATAAAGAATACGAACCTTGAGATTAATCCTGCTACTGAATTTCAGCTTAGCATGAATCCACCCACAACGCCTTTGCCGACGGACGATGAGCTCGAACTTTCAGTGATGACCAAAGATTTGATTCCTGCGATGGTTAAGCTGAGTCGCCGCGCTTTTGGTGGTGAAGAGGAGACCGAGAAGCCTGGTCCGCAGCATTACATTAATACGATGGCCAAGCCTGAAATGCTGATTTATGTGCTGAAGAAGAATGGCGTGCTGCTGGGTTCGACAAGCGTCGACATGTCGGATGGCTATTACCTGTTCTCGCTCGAGATTGATCCTGACTACCAGAATAATGGTTACGGTACCGAACTCGTGAAACTGGCTGTCAATGAGCTGACTAAGCGTGAACCACGCATTCTGACACTTGGTGTTGATGCCGATAATCCGCGCGCATTGCACGTTTATCAAAAAGCAGGTTTTTCGATTGAGACTGAGATTGTGTATTTGAATGCTAAGATTTAA
- the dcm gene encoding DNA (cytosine-5-)-methyltransferase, with product MSETKIKVAEMFAGVGGFHLGLRRASDAFEVVWADQYEPGRLNQFAYEIYKHKFPKTFVTNENISEVEKAKIPDMNLLVGGFPCQDYSVASTKAEGLYGKKGVLWWDIKEVIEEKWPQFIFLENVDRLLASPGVKSSQPGRDFGMILKTLAGLGYGATWKMINAADYGHPQRRRRTFIFAFREDTEFMKTVHRVNKDSILEVEEFLMTMAPLTSTLRNKSVQNIEFVDLNQYKSLPEFSQKFLVKRGFKKTGFMTDGEVVMADYEPKLKKALPLKKIIEPNNEDISLYLTPEKKAKFTELKAGFRTTKISKTGFEYRYGMGAIPYPDSLDKPARTMVTSEHTVSRMSHVIMDPGNGKLRLISPVEAEKINTFPKNWTKLEGVTTPNRYFAMGNALVVNLVKEIGLEIEKLANLEDFNKSFYSKRKVERVDH from the coding sequence ATGTCTGAAACCAAAATAAAAGTCGCAGAAATGTTCGCTGGTGTTGGTGGCTTTCATTTGGGACTTCGCAGGGCAAGCGATGCGTTTGAAGTTGTTTGGGCTGATCAATATGAACCTGGGCGATTAAATCAATTTGCATATGAAATTTATAAACACAAATTTCCAAAAACATTTGTGACAAACGAAAATATTTCCGAGGTTGAGAAAGCTAAAATTCCAGACATGAATTTACTTGTCGGAGGTTTTCCTTGCCAGGACTATTCGGTTGCATCCACAAAAGCCGAAGGCCTTTATGGAAAAAAAGGTGTGCTTTGGTGGGATATAAAAGAAGTAATAGAAGAAAAATGGCCTCAATTTATTTTTTTGGAGAATGTTGATAGATTATTAGCTTCTCCAGGTGTAAAAAGCTCTCAACCTGGTCGAGATTTCGGCATGATTCTAAAAACACTTGCCGGATTGGGTTATGGGGCAACTTGGAAAATGATTAACGCTGCAGATTATGGTCATCCCCAGAGAAGAAGAAGAACCTTCATATTTGCATTTAGAGAAGATACAGAATTTATGAAGACTGTTCATAGGGTAAACAAAGATAGTATTCTTGAAGTCGAGGAATTCTTAATGACGATGGCACCATTAACGAGTACATTAAGGAATAAAAGTGTTCAGAATATCGAATTCGTTGATTTGAATCAGTACAAGTCTTTACCTGAATTTTCTCAGAAGTTTCTGGTCAAAAGGGGTTTCAAAAAAACAGGCTTTATGACTGATGGTGAGGTTGTAATGGCTGATTACGAGCCGAAATTGAAGAAGGCATTGCCTCTTAAAAAAATAATCGAGCCGAACAATGAAGATATTAGTCTATATCTAACTCCTGAAAAAAAGGCTAAATTTACAGAACTAAAAGCTGGATTTAGAACAACCAAGATTTCAAAAACTGGATTTGAATATAGATACGGAATGGGGGCTATCCCATATCCTGATTCACTTGATAAGCCAGCTAGAACTATGGTCACATCTGAGCATACTGTATCGAGAATGAGTCATGTTATAATGGATCCAGGAAATGGTAAACTACGTTTGATTTCACCTGTAGAAGCTGAAAAGATAAATACATTTCCAAAAAACTGGACCAAACTTGAAGGTGTTACAACACCTAATCGATATTTCGCAATGGGCAATGCGCTTGTTGTAAATCTGGTAAAAGAAATAGGGTTAGAAATTGAAAAATTAGCTAATCTAGAAGACTTTAATAAGTCATTCTACAGTAAAAGAAAAGTTGAGAGAGTCGATCACTAA
- a CDS encoding SNF2-related protein: protein MTFSAKLKSNLKSQYTENIVEDFYKPVLSEATLYRRVSGYFTSAGMDLYIDGLEQLAKNHGQAQFIISKDITEEDFEKIKKGYSLLTELEPLKISEQNEILNPETQKQLGNLAFMIAVGLAKVKVALTTEGIFHDKFGIISSGTESVYFNGSMNETVSGISRNYESINVDFSWDSSSNIQSRNQETSERFERLWNNTEDRVEVLEASDLTYEQIAKYKDQATIPEFEITSDTRKIEIPENTISFQLYGNTIVRIDNTVNQITSTDRKLRKGSDLTPFFADDNKTIKSNTTYKDIERIIRVTQQRAQRLDINVIVSSAVEQFISRNKYSIEQYKILGEVYKGKFEKFPQTKQSTFEQFKRVVQSEVTRPLNPLHLRAAYYEYEMARAANFSVPGSGKTAMVLGVFAYLNRIGAPESEKLERILVVSPINAFESWKHEFHEVFGNKKELREIDSQNSPDFKYQLKTRWGISNLILLNYESLPRYADLLKKLINDKTMLVFDEVHRIKNPTGVRAEKALEIANLPKFRYVLTGTPIPNTYKDIYNFLHILYANEYKSFFGWDTDELINPNVRKIEEINESLHPFFWRTNKKDLMVPEADPDITEIVKPSESQRDLAESIFQTEKSSLAILIRLIQASTNPSLVTQKINYGEFMKYDNGDDANDMDQMSSVSEKEFSKLLGDNTVNAYSKFDLASMMSPKFAAGIDLVVKLVSEGKKVLVWGIFVDTIKKIASSLRDKGISVNLVHGETDKNQRVELINEFRDGNIQVLVSNPQTLAESISLHQSVHDAVYFEYDFNLTFMLQSRDRIHRLGLKDNQYTRYYYLQTAGEDAFSDRPGYIDEKIYARLKEKENIMYSAIDDNTLSKEYPDNEIDEAIKIIDEERKRISK, encoded by the coding sequence ATGACTTTCTCCGCTAAACTAAAAAGCAATCTAAAATCTCAATACACTGAAAATATAGTAGAGGATTTTTATAAGCCAGTTTTGAGTGAAGCCACACTTTATCGACGTGTTTCTGGATACTTCACGAGTGCTGGTATGGATTTATATATTGATGGTCTGGAACAACTTGCAAAGAACCATGGGCAAGCACAATTTATTATCTCTAAGGACATAACAGAAGAAGATTTTGAAAAAATAAAAAAAGGTTACTCATTATTGACTGAGTTAGAGCCTTTAAAGATATCTGAACAGAATGAGATACTTAATCCAGAAACACAAAAACAATTAGGTAACTTAGCTTTTATGATTGCTGTGGGGTTGGCTAAGGTTAAAGTGGCTCTTACTACTGAGGGTATATTCCATGATAAATTTGGTATCATTTCTTCTGGTACCGAAAGTGTCTATTTTAATGGCTCAATGAACGAAACCGTGAGTGGTATTAGTCGTAACTATGAAAGTATCAATGTAGACTTTTCTTGGGATAGTTCCTCAAACATTCAGTCTAGAAATCAAGAGACTTCTGAGAGATTTGAACGATTGTGGAATAATACAGAAGATAGAGTTGAAGTTCTTGAAGCATCTGATTTGACCTACGAACAGATTGCAAAGTATAAGGACCAAGCAACGATTCCAGAATTTGAAATTACTTCGGACACCAGAAAGATAGAAATACCTGAAAATACAATTTCGTTTCAATTGTATGGTAATACAATTGTACGTATTGACAATACAGTGAACCAGATAACAAGTACAGATAGAAAACTGAGAAAGGGAAGTGATTTAACTCCCTTTTTTGCTGATGACAACAAAACCATTAAAAGTAACACGACCTATAAAGATATCGAACGTATTATTCGAGTGACACAACAGAGAGCGCAGAGACTTGATATAAACGTAATTGTATCTTCTGCTGTCGAACAGTTTATATCCAGAAATAAATATTCAATTGAGCAATATAAGATACTTGGCGAAGTATATAAAGGCAAATTCGAAAAATTTCCGCAAACTAAACAGAGTACTTTTGAGCAATTCAAACGAGTAGTTCAGTCAGAAGTTACTAGGCCATTAAACCCACTACATTTACGTGCTGCGTACTATGAGTATGAGATGGCTAGAGCAGCAAATTTTTCCGTTCCTGGTTCAGGGAAAACTGCAATGGTACTTGGAGTTTTTGCGTACCTCAATAGAATAGGTGCACCTGAAAGTGAAAAATTAGAAAGAATTTTAGTTGTATCGCCAATTAATGCCTTTGAAAGTTGGAAACATGAGTTTCATGAAGTATTTGGGAATAAGAAAGAGCTAAGAGAGATTGATTCTCAGAATAGCCCAGATTTTAAATATCAACTAAAAACCAGATGGGGAATCAGCAATTTGATTTTGTTGAATTATGAATCATTACCACGTTACGCTGATTTGCTGAAAAAATTAATTAATGATAAAACAATGTTGGTATTTGACGAAGTTCACAGAATTAAAAATCCCACAGGAGTACGTGCAGAAAAGGCGCTTGAAATTGCTAATTTACCAAAATTTAGATACGTATTAACAGGAACACCTATTCCAAACACGTATAAAGATATTTATAACTTTCTACACATACTTTATGCGAATGAATATAAATCTTTTTTTGGGTGGGATACAGATGAGCTAATCAACCCAAATGTAAGAAAGATTGAAGAGATAAACGAATCGCTGCATCCATTTTTCTGGAGAACTAACAAAAAGGATTTGATGGTTCCTGAAGCAGACCCCGATATCACTGAAATTGTGAAACCATCTGAAAGCCAGAGAGATCTCGCTGAATCTATTTTTCAGACTGAGAAATCCAGTCTGGCAATCTTGATTCGCTTAATTCAAGCTTCAACCAATCCATCATTGGTCACTCAGAAGATTAATTATGGTGAATTCATGAAATATGATAACGGTGATGATGCTAATGATATGGATCAGATGAGTAGTGTATCTGAGAAAGAATTTTCAAAGCTTTTGGGAGACAATACTGTCAATGCTTATAGTAAATTTGATTTAGCTAGCATGATGTCACCTAAATTTGCTGCTGGTATTGATTTAGTTGTTAAACTTGTTTCTGAAGGAAAAAAAGTTTTGGTTTGGGGAATTTTTGTTGATACCATTAAAAAAATTGCCAGTTCACTCAGAGATAAAGGAATTAGTGTGAACCTTGTTCACGGTGAAACGGATAAAAACCAAAGAGTTGAATTGATAAATGAGTTTCGTGATGGTAATATTCAGGTTCTGGTATCAAATCCACAAACCTTGGCCGAATCAATTTCGCTACATCAGTCTGTTCACGATGCTGTATATTTCGAATATGATTTCAATCTTACTTTTATGCTCCAGTCTAGAGATCGTATTCACAGATTAGGCTTAAAAGATAATCAATATACACGATATTACTACTTACAAACCGCCGGTGAAGATGCTTTTAGCGACCGTCCGGGCTATATCGACGAGAAAATTTATGCAAGATTGAAAGAAAAAGAAAATATAATGTATTCGGCAATTGATGATAATACTTTATCTAAAGAATATCCTGATAATGAAATAGACGAAGCTATTAAAATTATTGACGAAGAGAGAAAGAGAATAAGTAAATAG
- a CDS encoding ParB/RepB/Spo0J family partition protein, whose protein sequence is MDLLEMKAANQLEKTGVIKKLSVPGIVNHNFEVCSIPLKYLYYNDQNGRINTTYKQFQAENGLLIPEPGDSQYNKIFEKFIYQSNIQALKDTLQSIKEKGQQEPGVVLPDGRVIDGNRRFTALRMYQTETNLPQEFDAIILPLDLSTKTDEKKIKELELDLQLGREERVNYDPIDRIFDVYNTIEVEKLMTVEEYRKASGAGNTKGINRDIRLANLVIRFIRLISPGGNPIDKFYLARDLKLDGPLEEIESTINNLKSDEKEAITDAVLVHLAVLKTKQDSKDATRDMRDLKKYILKNPESLDHYVQAVDDKMDSIIDKFEEHPVTTANDLQTVLHKDDEIHEEVEKLKQSTNRLIYKGKNDSERKKALTKLEDIRDNLEDISVDDFKEMTIDENLDSKEVMSDITDILFKLKKELNMK, encoded by the coding sequence ATGGATTTATTGGAAATGAAAGCTGCAAATCAACTCGAAAAGACGGGTGTTATAAAAAAACTATCAGTACCTGGAATTGTCAATCATAATTTTGAAGTGTGTTCGATACCGCTAAAATATTTATATTATAATGATCAAAATGGACGTATTAATACTACATACAAACAATTTCAGGCAGAAAATGGATTATTGATTCCTGAACCTGGAGATTCTCAGTATAATAAAATATTTGAGAAATTTATTTATCAATCTAACATTCAAGCATTAAAGGATACATTACAATCCATAAAAGAAAAAGGGCAGCAAGAGCCTGGAGTTGTCTTACCAGATGGAAGAGTTATTGATGGAAATAGAAGATTTACAGCTCTTAGAATGTATCAAACGGAGACAAATCTTCCACAAGAATTTGATGCGATAATACTGCCTCTAGATTTGAGTACTAAAACTGACGAAAAGAAAATCAAAGAATTAGAATTGGATCTTCAATTAGGTAGAGAAGAACGGGTTAATTATGATCCAATCGATCGAATTTTCGATGTATATAATACTATTGAAGTTGAAAAACTGATGACTGTTGAAGAATATAGAAAGGCATCTGGTGCTGGTAACACAAAGGGAATAAATCGAGACATAAGGCTTGCAAACCTTGTTATCAGGTTTATAAGATTAATATCTCCAGGTGGTAATCCAATCGATAAATTTTACTTGGCCAGAGATTTGAAACTTGATGGTCCTTTGGAAGAAATAGAGAGTACAATTAATAATCTAAAGAGTGATGAAAAGGAAGCAATCACCGACGCTGTATTGGTACACTTAGCTGTTTTAAAGACTAAACAAGATAGTAAAGATGCAACAAGGGATATGCGTGATCTGAAGAAATATATCCTAAAAAATCCTGAATCGCTAGATCACTATGTTCAAGCTGTTGATGATAAGATGGATTCAATTATCGATAAATTTGAAGAACATCCAGTTACTACGGCTAATGACTTACAAACAGTGCTACATAAAGACGATGAAATTCATGAGGAGGTTGAGAAACTAAAACAATCTACAAATAGGCTAATATATAAAGGCAAAAATGATTCGGAAAGAAAGAAAGCATTAACTAAATTAGAGGATATTCGAGATAATTTAGAAGATATCTCTGTTGATGATTTTAAAGAAATGACCATCGACGAGAACCTGGATTCCAAGGAGGTTATGTCTGATATTACAGATATTTTATTTAAGTTAAAGAAAGAGTTGAATATGAAATGA
- a CDS encoding DUF2075 domain-containing protein, with protein sequence MNKENKSKLNFEPVIKEVEYDSRKLTVLKQSLHKSKDKNHKYLFEYPTVYIINSTDKKSKNYDVYIGETNNIERRTVEHLTNDTRDETDQRWNRLSKSNSSKMLVIGDPIFNKSLTLDIENKLMLYMSAIEHVNQVFNRRTNEQSAYYTSEFLDNVFSEIWLKLNEINKTLFPIEQVVRDSAMFKASPFHKLDKDQTNLKNSVYLKLIEIFSRDEDNQLIVISGDAGTGKTVLLSSLFYDLSMDAKDPESVIFGNKNNYLLVNHDEQVKVYDEIMTKLGLHSKNHPVVMKPTSFINNKDIEKADVVLIDEAHLLWTQGKQSYQGKDQLADIRKKARVVIMVYDPSQVLTAEQYRSVEEVHNIIQDAGNNMFHLLNQKRIHANKTTVAWIRNLIDNHEIGKLMYDEEYDLQIMDTPEELERLIRKKASDEKKGLSRIIATFDWEYKNAKAPEDKTKPYWYVEIGDWKMPWNLQLPAVKKNKKYAWAEIPESINEVGSTFTIQGADLNYAGVIIGPSVKYRNGRIITDKTASKSKKATNRRTLKNGEKKDFAEKFLNNELNVLLTRGVNGMYIYAVDDELRAALKKNVESKK encoded by the coding sequence ATGAATAAAGAAAACAAGAGTAAATTAAATTTCGAACCAGTTATAAAGGAAGTTGAATACGATAGTAGAAAATTGACTGTTTTAAAACAAAGTTTGCATAAGTCTAAGGATAAGAATCATAAGTATCTATTTGAGTATCCAACTGTTTACATCATTAATTCAACTGATAAAAAATCAAAAAATTATGATGTATATATCGGTGAAACCAATAATATTGAACGAAGAACAGTTGAGCATTTAACCAATGATACTAGAGACGAAACAGATCAACGTTGGAATAGATTGTCCAAATCAAATAGTTCAAAAATGCTTGTTATTGGAGATCCGATTTTCAATAAATCACTAACACTCGATATAGAAAATAAGCTTATGTTATATATGTCTGCGATTGAACATGTAAATCAAGTATTCAACAGACGAACAAATGAACAGTCAGCATACTACACCTCTGAGTTTTTAGATAATGTATTTTCCGAAATCTGGCTAAAGTTAAATGAAATCAATAAAACTCTATTTCCAATTGAACAGGTTGTGCGAGATTCAGCGATGTTCAAGGCATCACCTTTCCATAAACTGGATAAAGACCAGACAAACTTAAAAAATTCAGTTTATCTCAAGTTAATTGAAATATTCTCAAGGGATGAAGATAATCAGCTTATTGTTATTAGTGGGGATGCAGGCACTGGAAAGACAGTTCTATTGAGCAGTCTGTTTTATGATTTATCTATGGATGCCAAGGACCCAGAATCTGTCATATTTGGTAATAAGAACAACTACTTACTTGTTAATCACGATGAACAGGTTAAAGTTTATGACGAAATAATGACGAAGCTCGGTTTGCATAGTAAGAACCATCCTGTTGTAATGAAGCCAACAAGCTTCATCAACAATAAAGATATTGAAAAAGCAGATGTTGTTTTAATTGATGAGGCACACCTATTATGGACACAAGGTAAACAGAGTTATCAAGGTAAGGATCAACTGGCAGATATTCGAAAAAAAGCCAGAGTAGTAATTATGGTTTATGACCCAAGTCAAGTACTTACTGCAGAACAATATCGTTCAGTTGAAGAGGTACATAACATTATTCAAGATGCAGGTAATAACATGTTCCACCTACTTAATCAGAAGAGAATCCATGCCAATAAAACTACTGTAGCTTGGATCAGAAATCTTATTGATAATCATGAGATTGGAAAACTCATGTATGACGAAGAGTATGATTTACAGATTATGGATACGCCTGAAGAGTTAGAAAGACTTATACGCAAGAAAGCAAGTGATGAGAAAAAAGGATTGTCACGGATTATTGCTACATTTGATTGGGAGTACAAAAATGCAAAAGCTCCTGAAGACAAGACCAAACCATATTGGTATGTGGAAATTGGTGATTGGAAAATGCCGTGGAATCTGCAATTACCTGCTGTTAAGAAAAATAAGAAGTACGCTTGGGCTGAAATACCAGAATCAATTAATGAAGTTGGGTCAACCTTTACAATTCAAGGTGCAGATCTGAATTATGCGGGGGTTATTATTGGTCCGTCAGTTAAGTACAGAAATGGCAGAATCATAACTGATAAGACAGCAAGTAAGAGCAAGAAAGCAACAAATAGAAGAACATTGAAAAACGGTGAAAAGAAAGATTTTGCCGAAAAATTCTTAAACAACGAGTTGAATGTTCTTCTGACGCGCGGTGTAAATGGCATGTACATCTATGCAGTGGACGATGAGCTGCGAGCGGCTCTGAAAAAGAATGTTGAATCAAAAAAATAA
- a CDS encoding nucleotide pyrophosphohydrolase, protein MDYEKVILDLIEFRNSRNWQKYHNLKSLAISLNIEASEVLEHFQWSEDPTESDNKKDSLEMELADVLTYTFYMCEKLGVNPMDLVEKKLNMNKNRKWKFSEPEKQDE, encoded by the coding sequence ATGGATTATGAAAAGGTGATTTTGGATTTAATTGAATTTAGAAATAGTCGAAACTGGCAAAAATATCATAATTTAAAGAGTCTTGCTATCTCATTGAACATTGAAGCTAGTGAAGTGTTAGAACATTTTCAATGGAGTGAAGATCCAACTGAATCTGACAATAAGAAAGATAGCCTTGAGATGGAGCTCGCTGACGTTTTAACTTACACATTCTATATGTGTGAGAAGCTTGGCGTTAATCCAATGGATTTAGTTGAGAAGAAACTAAATATGAATAAGAATCGCAAATGGAAATTTTCTGAGCCGGAAAAACAAGATGAATAA
- the tsf gene encoding translation elongation factor Ts → MAITAAQVKELREKTGAGMMDAKKALVETDGDMEKAVDVLREKGVAKAAKKSDRIAAEGLAEVLVDGNKAILVEMNSETDFVATNDKFTTLMDQVATAILANEPADLEAALALPLGDSTVADEITNLTAVIGEKITLRRFEIVKKGDDDHFGSYKHNGGAIVSLVTLHGADDETARDVAMHVAAINPKYTTREDVPADVLAHETEVVTEETKNEGKPENIIPRIVEGRINKFLSEISLVDQEFVKDPDLTVGKFVEQKNGSVASFVRFEVGEGIEKKEDNFAEEVMSQIKN, encoded by the coding sequence ATGGCAATTACAGCCGCTCAAGTTAAAGAATTGCGTGAAAAAACAGGTGCTGGCATGATGGATGCTAAGAAGGCACTAGTTGAAACTGACGGTGACATGGAAAAGGCCGTTGACGTTTTACGTGAAAAAGGTGTAGCTAAGGCTGCTAAGAAGAGCGATCGTATCGCTGCTGAAGGTTTAGCTGAAGTGCTTGTTGATGGTAACAAAGCTATCTTAGTTGAAATGAACTCAGAAACTGACTTCGTTGCAACTAACGACAAGTTCACTACTTTGATGGACCAAGTTGCTACTGCAATTTTGGCCAACGAACCAGCTGACCTTGAAGCCGCACTTGCTTTACCATTAGGTGACAGCACTGTTGCTGACGAAATCACTAACCTTACAGCCGTAATCGGTGAGAAGATTACCTTGCGCCGGTTCGAAATCGTGAAGAAGGGTGACGATGACCACTTTGGTAGTTACAAGCACAATGGTGGTGCCATTGTTTCTCTCGTAACTCTCCATGGTGCAGACGATGAGACTGCACGTGACGTTGCTATGCACGTTGCTGCAATTAATCCTAAGTACACTACAAGAGAAGACGTTCCTGCTGATGTATTGGCACACGAAACTGAAGTAGTTACTGAGGAGACTAAGAACGAAGGCAAGCCTGAAAACATCATTCCTAGAATCGTTGAAGGTCGGATTAACAAGTTCTTGTCAGAAATTAGTTTAGTTGACCAAGAATTTGTTAAGGATCCAGATTTGACTGTTGGTAAGTTCGTCGAGCAAAAGAATGGTTCAGTTGCTAGCTTCGTACGTTTCGAAGTTGGTGAAGGTATCGAGAAAAAAGAAGATAACTTTGCTGAAGAAGTTATGAGCCAAATCAAGAACTAA
- the rpsB gene encoding 30S ribosomal protein S2, translating into MSVISMKQLLEAGVHFGHQTRRWNPKMKPYIFTERNGIYIIDLQKTVRMAEDAYNYVKAVSEDGGVFLFVGTKKQAQEAIAEEATRAGQYYINQRWLGGTLTNWNTIQSRIKRLKELKTMAEDGTFDVLPKKEVALLTKQQEKLERFLGGIADMPRIPDVIFIVDPKKERIAVQEARKLNIPIVAMVDTNSDPDEIDVIIPSNDDAIRAVRLITAAMADAVIEGKQGESQADAPVQQEAAESTDEKSIEDVVAESEDK; encoded by the coding sequence ATGTCAGTTATTAGCATGAAACAATTATTAGAGGCTGGTGTCCACTTCGGTCACCAAACTCGTCGTTGGAACCCTAAGATGAAGCCATACATCTTCACTGAAAGAAATGGCATTTACATCATCGACTTACAAAAGACAGTACGGATGGCTGAAGATGCCTACAACTATGTCAAGGCCGTTTCTGAAGACGGTGGCGTATTCCTTTTTGTTGGTACTAAGAAACAAGCTCAAGAAGCTATCGCTGAAGAAGCAACACGTGCTGGTCAATACTACATCAACCAACGCTGGTTGGGTGGTACTTTGACTAACTGGAATACTATCCAAAGTCGGATCAAGCGTTTGAAGGAATTGAAGACGATGGCTGAAGATGGTACTTTCGACGTATTACCAAAGAAGGAAGTTGCACTTCTTACTAAGCAACAAGAGAAGCTTGAAAGATTCCTTGGTGGTATCGCTGATATGCCAAGAATTCCAGATGTAATCTTCATCGTTGATCCTAAGAAGGAAAGAATCGCTGTTCAAGAAGCACGTAAGTTGAATATTCCGATTGTTGCCATGGTGGATACTAACAGCGATCCAGATGAAATCGACGTTATTATCCCATCAAACGATGACGCTATCCGTGCCGTACGTTTGATCACTGCTGCAATGGCAGACGCTGTTATTGAAGGTAAGCAAGGTGAAAGCCAAGCTGATGCCCCTGTTCAACAAGAAGCTGCAGAATCAACTGACGAAAAGTCAATTGAAGACGTTGTTGCTGAATCAGAAGACAAATAA
- a CDS encoding lysophospholipid acyltransferase family protein has protein sequence MFYKFIRPVARFVVWALNGHLHVYNKERIPNGNYILVAPHRTWWEPILFALAASPDEFMFMAKKELFKNPILRFILLHAHAFEVDRDNPGPSAIKIPVRGLKDDQLSLIIFPSGTRHSSELKSGAFVIAKLAKVPLLPAVYQGPLSFKGLLRRQPLKITFGEPIEIDRKTKVNDETAPALFTELEQAWAKIDQELDPSFKYISK, from the coding sequence ATGTTCTATAAATTTATCCGTCCCGTTGCCCGCTTCGTTGTCTGGGCTCTAAACGGGCACTTGCACGTCTACAATAAGGAGCGCATTCCGAACGGAAACTACATCCTGGTTGCGCCGCACCGAACATGGTGGGAGCCCATTCTGTTCGCCCTAGCAGCAAGTCCAGACGAATTCATGTTCATGGCTAAAAAAGAATTGTTTAAAAACCCCATTCTGCGTTTCATTCTGTTGCACGCACATGCATTTGAAGTTGACCGCGATAATCCTGGTCCTTCGGCCATCAAGATTCCGGTTCGCGGTCTAAAAGACGATCAACTGAGCTTAATCATCTTTCCTTCAGGCACCCGACATTCCAGCGAGTTAAAGTCAGGCGCCTTTGTGATCGCAAAGTTAGCAAAGGTACCACTGTTGCCGGCAGTCTACCAAGGTCCGCTCAGTTTCAAGGGTCTGCTTAGGCGCCAGCCACTCAAAATCACTTTTGGTGAACCAATTGAGATTGACCGGAAGACGAAGGTCAACGATGAGACAGCCCCCGCTCTCTTCACCGAACTTGAGCAGGCTTGGGCCAAAATAGACCAGGAACTAGATCCCTCATTCAAATACATCTCTAAATAG